The Thermoplasmata archaeon genome segment GGTGTACACGCAGGGGAAGGAGACGCTCGTCGCCGCGGCGGACGAGGACCTCCTCGGGAAGACGTTCCGGGAGGGGAAGTTCAAGATCGAAGTGGGCAAGTTCTACCAAGGGGAGCGTGCGACGGAGGAGGAGCTCCTCGCCCATCTCAGACTCGCGACAATCGGGAACTTTGT includes the following:
- a CDS encoding DUF424 family protein; the encoded protein is MPIRMRVYTQGKETLVAAADEDLLGKTFREGKFKIEVGKFYQGERATEEELLAHLRLATIGNFVGRETVEAAKKGGYVSDEGVLWIDGVPHAQYALLMG